A DNA window from Streptomyces sp. B21-083 contains the following coding sequences:
- a CDS encoding recombinase family protein, with protein MSASAFGPFDRPQFGEWLARPDEYDALVWWCFDRAPRSMVHMHELAAWARGHRKMLVFAEGIGGGRLVFDFRNPMDPMSELMMLMLAFAAQVESQSTRDQVSGAPTAMRTMQLRWAGDAIPYGYMSMPSRRLPSGSTKTACCPCATTKPCARTGRLAA; from the coding sequence GTGAGCGCGTCCGCGTTCGGTCCCTTCGACCGCCCGCAGTTCGGCGAGTGGCTCGCCCGTCCCGACGAGTACGACGCGCTGGTGTGGTGGTGCTTCGACCGTGCCCCCCGGTCTATGGTGCACATGCACGAGCTTGCCGCTTGGGCTCGCGGACACCGCAAGATGCTCGTCTTTGCCGAGGGCATCGGCGGGGGTCGGCTGGTGTTCGACTTCCGCAACCCGATGGACCCCATGAGCGAACTCATGATGCTCATGCTCGCTTTCGCGGCACAGGTCGAGTCGCAGAGCACCCGGGATCAGGTGAGCGGTGCACCGACAGCCATGCGCACCATGCAACTGCGGTGGGCCGGGGATGCCATCCCGTACGGCTACATGTCCATGCCGTCACGCAGATTGCCATCGGGCTCAACGAAGACAGCGTGCTGTCCTTGCGCGACCACCAAGCCCTGCGCAAGGACAGGCCGACTGGCGGCATGA
- a CDS encoding DUF805 domain-containing protein, whose translation MNYFLDVLKKYAVFSGRARRKEYWMYMLFVAISYLLLLGIGYAVNAVWIGFIFYAAVLLPTLGVTVRRLHDTGRSGWWILFGLVPLVGGITLFVFYCLDGDQSENKYGHNPKYAPAHA comes from the coding sequence ATGAACTATTTCCTTGACGTACTCAAGAAGTACGCGGTCTTCAGCGGGCGTGCGCGCCGCAAGGAATACTGGATGTACATGCTGTTCGTGGCGATCTCTTACCTCCTGCTGCTCGGCATCGGCTACGCCGTCAACGCGGTGTGGATCGGGTTCATCTTCTACGCGGCGGTCCTGCTGCCCACCCTGGGTGTCACCGTTCGTCGACTGCACGACACGGGCCGCTCGGGCTGGTGGATCCTCTTCGGGCTCGTCCCGCTCGTCGGCGGGATCACGCTGTTCGTCTTCTACTGCCTCGACGGCGACCAGAGCGAGAACAAGTACGGCCACAACCCGAAGTACGCCCCCGCGCACGCCTGA
- a CDS encoding uroporphyrinogen-III synthase yields MSPTTLPAGPDHGHVTFLGAGPGDPGLLTLRAVEALANADVLVAEHEVLDVVRTHARQGVAELNTELDAPIGSTYPGTGTPQLAVVDGASTSAGVPAVRDAAHLVMEAARGGRRVVRAVSGDPGLDAYAAEEMLACARAGVPFEVVPGVAAAVGVPAYAGVPLRDAQGADVRFVDARTASDRCWTEVGASDGTVVVSTTLDSVAAAAGELVAAGRKPDTPLTVTIAGTTTRQRTWSATLGTIAQTFKQGKVLPSPDGGRPVIAVVGERFAAAQREQLSWFESKALFGWRVLVPRTKEQSAALSDQLRSYGAVPHEVPTIAVEPPRTPQQMERAVKGLVTGRYEWIAFTSVNAVKAVREKFEEYGLDARAFAGIKVAAVGEQTAKALVAFGVKPDLVPSGEQSAAGLLEDWPLYDPVFDPIDRVFLPRADIATETLVAGLIELGWEVDDVTAYRTVRASPPPPETREAIKGGGFDAVLFTSSSTVRNLVGIAGKPHNVTVIACIGPATAKTAEEHGLRVDVMAPEPSVLKLAEALADFGLRRRASAVESGDPVTRPSERRPGARRRRTT; encoded by the coding sequence GTGAGCCCCACCACCCTTCCCGCCGGTCCGGACCACGGGCACGTCACCTTTCTTGGTGCCGGACCCGGGGATCCGGGACTACTGACTCTGCGCGCCGTCGAGGCGCTGGCCAACGCGGACGTACTGGTCGCCGAGCACGAGGTGCTCGACGTCGTACGCACGCACGCCAGACAAGGCGTAGCCGAGCTCAACACCGAATTGGACGCGCCTATTGGCAGCACGTATCCAGGCACAGGCACGCCTCAACTAGCGGTTGTTGACGGCGCGTCAACAAGCGCTGGTGTACCCGCTGTGCGGGATGCCGCACATCTTGTCATGGAGGCCGCGAGGGGCGGCAGGCGGGTCGTGCGTGCGGTGTCCGGGGATCCCGGGCTCGACGCGTACGCCGCCGAGGAGATGCTGGCCTGCGCCCGCGCGGGCGTTCCCTTCGAGGTGGTCCCGGGTGTCGCGGCCGCCGTGGGTGTGCCCGCGTACGCGGGTGTGCCGCTGCGGGACGCGCAGGGCGCGGACGTCCGGTTCGTGGACGCCCGTACGGCCTCGGACCGGTGCTGGACCGAGGTCGGGGCGTCGGACGGGACCGTCGTCGTCTCGACGACCCTGGACTCGGTGGCCGCCGCCGCGGGCGAGCTGGTCGCGGCCGGGCGTAAGCCCGATACGCCGCTGACCGTGACGATCGCCGGGACCACGACGCGTCAGCGGACCTGGTCGGCGACGCTGGGGACCATCGCCCAGACGTTCAAGCAGGGCAAGGTGCTGCCGTCGCCCGACGGCGGCCGGCCGGTGATAGCCGTGGTCGGTGAGCGGTTCGCCGCCGCTCAGCGCGAGCAGTTGTCGTGGTTCGAGAGCAAGGCCCTGTTCGGGTGGCGGGTTCTGGTGCCGCGTACGAAGGAACAGTCGGCGGCGCTCTCCGACCAGCTGCGGTCCTACGGGGCCGTGCCGCACGAGGTGCCGACGATCGCCGTCGAGCCGCCTCGGACCCCGCAGCAGATGGAGCGGGCGGTCAAGGGGCTGGTCACGGGGCGGTACGAGTGGATCGCCTTCACGTCGGTCAACGCCGTCAAGGCCGTGCGGGAGAAGTTCGAGGAGTACGGGCTCGACGCTCGTGCCTTCGCCGGGATCAAGGTCGCGGCGGTCGGGGAGCAGACCGCCAAGGCGTTGGTCGCCTTCGGTGTGAAGCCTGATCTGGTGCCCAGCGGCGAGCAGTCGGCGGCCGGGTTGCTGGAGGACTGGCCGCTGTACGACCCGGTCTTCGACCCGATCGACCGGGTGTTCCTGCCTCGGGCCGACATCGCCACGGAGACGTTGGTCGCCGGGCTGATCGAGCTGGGTTGGGAGGTCGACGACGTCACGGCCTACCGGACGGTGCGGGCGTCGCCGCCGCCGCCGGAGACCCGGGAGGCGATCAAGGGGGGTGGCTTCGACGCCGTTCTCTTCACGTCGTCGTCCACTGTGCGGAACCTGGTGGGAATCGCGGGCAAGCCTCATAACGTGACGGTGATCGCGTGTATCGGGCCGGCCACGGCGAAGACCGCGGAGGAGCATGGGCTGCGGGTGGATGTGATGGCTCCGGAGCCGTCCGTGCTGAAGCTGGCGGAGGCGTTGGCGGACTTCGGGCTGCGGCGGAGGGCTTCCGCTGTGGAGTCGGGGGATCCGGTTACTCGGCCCAGTGAGCGGCGGCCGGGGGCGCGGCGGCGTCGTACGACGTAG
- a CDS encoding DUF4253 domain-containing protein, with protein MATLPNPLPHLATDPTGSALGLALPAGRLIDATDDGAWHEPLLWHADAPSAPGDWTAHHDASRPAGLVPVVIEVGDGQGGPENWELMPADTSYPGDHDAEEVLAGFWEEYAAQDEAWPGLAPAPVDTGATPASTSASTPAAKQAAADALAAQLADSLLAPGSTLKEPRLALVPARRSADIPAAIGWSGSANYESDTARLCAVLRSWEDRFGIRVLALTFNQLVLSVAAPPTTLAEAEATAAEHFAFCPDNITQGTHTTLRAYAEHELLAKQTWSFWWD; from the coding sequence ATGGCGACACTTCCCAACCCGCTGCCCCACCTCGCGACCGACCCGACCGGCAGCGCGCTCGGCCTCGCGCTCCCCGCCGGGAGGCTGATCGACGCGACGGACGACGGCGCGTGGCACGAGCCGCTCCTCTGGCACGCCGACGCGCCCTCCGCCCCCGGCGACTGGACCGCGCACCACGACGCGTCCCGCCCCGCCGGGCTCGTCCCGGTGGTCATAGAGGTGGGCGACGGCCAAGGCGGGCCGGAGAACTGGGAGTTGATGCCCGCCGACACCTCGTACCCCGGGGACCACGACGCCGAAGAGGTCCTCGCCGGGTTCTGGGAGGAGTACGCGGCCCAGGACGAAGCCTGGCCAGGCCTGGCGCCCGCCCCCGTCGACACGGGCGCCACCCCCGCCTCCACCTCTGCCTCGACCCCTGCCGCCAAGCAGGCCGCCGCGGACGCACTGGCCGCCCAACTGGCCGACTCGCTCCTCGCCCCCGGCTCCACCCTCAAGGAACCCCGCCTCGCCCTCGTCCCCGCCCGCCGCTCCGCCGACATCCCGGCCGCCATCGGCTGGTCGGGCTCCGCGAACTACGAGAGCGACACCGCCCGCCTCTGCGCGGTGCTCCGCTCCTGGGAGGACCGCTTCGGCATACGGGTCCTGGCGCTCACCTTCAACCAGCTGGTGCTGTCCGTGGCCGCCCCGCCGACCACCCTCGCCGAGGCCGAGGCGACAGCCGCCGAGCACTTCGCGTTCTGCCCGGACAACATCACGCAGGGAACCCACACCACCCTGCGCGCATACGCCGAACACGAACTGCTGGCCAAGCAGACCTGGTCCTTCTGGTGGGACTGA
- a CDS encoding methionine--tRNA ligase — MTARRRYITTTIPYVNARPHLGFALELVQADTLARHHRLRGEQVRLLSGTDDNSLKNVLAAEAAGVDVQSFVDRNADAFAALRGPLSLSFDDFIRTSSDPRHRVGVERLWRQCVASGDLYRKEYEGLYCVGCEQFYTPDELVDGRCGEHGTEPQLVAEENWFFRLSRYADRLHQLISRGELRIEPTARRNEVLALIEGGLHDFSVSRSHSRARGWGIPVPGDPSQVVYVWWDALGNYVTSLGYGTDNTAYDQWWATSERRVHLVGKGVVRFHAVYWPAMLLSAGLPLPTDILVHDYLTVDGRKISKSAGTTVDPAALAATYGTDAVRWWLLRDVPRVGDADFTPDRLTARADADFAGGLGNLVHRVVTMAHRFRGGIVPASAPEHSSGLALVDVYRKAPGRVDAALANFDFRRAARAVWDIVEEANRCIDATRPWELAREERKGDGEAEKRLDTVLVTLIAACRALADELRPFIPDAATRITERLTPVEGRLPTAEPLFPRLQEDTQPA; from the coding sequence ATGACCGCACGACGCCGCTACATCACCACGACTATTCCGTACGTCAACGCTCGGCCACACCTGGGCTTCGCCCTGGAGCTCGTCCAAGCGGACACGTTGGCCCGTCACCACCGCCTACGGGGCGAGCAGGTCCGGCTGCTCAGCGGAACCGACGACAACTCTCTGAAGAACGTCCTGGCCGCCGAAGCGGCTGGTGTCGACGTGCAGTCGTTCGTCGACCGCAACGCCGACGCGTTCGCCGCATTGCGTGGTCCTCTGTCGCTCTCATTCGACGACTTCATCCGCACCAGCAGCGACCCGCGTCACCGCGTCGGAGTCGAACGACTGTGGCGCCAGTGCGTCGCGTCAGGCGACCTGTATCGCAAAGAGTATGAGGGCCTGTACTGCGTTGGCTGCGAACAGTTCTACACCCCTGACGAACTAGTCGATGGACGGTGTGGCGAGCACGGCACCGAACCTCAGCTGGTCGCGGAAGAGAACTGGTTCTTCCGGCTGTCCCGTTACGCAGACCGCCTCCATCAGCTGATCTCGAGAGGCGAACTGCGCATCGAGCCCACCGCTCGCCGCAATGAGGTCCTGGCCCTCATCGAAGGCGGCCTGCACGACTTCTCTGTCTCCCGCTCCCACAGTCGCGCCCGCGGCTGGGGCATCCCCGTGCCCGGCGACCCGAGCCAGGTCGTCTACGTGTGGTGGGACGCACTCGGCAACTACGTCACCAGCCTCGGATACGGCACCGATAACACCGCCTACGACCAGTGGTGGGCCACCAGCGAGCGCCGCGTCCACCTGGTCGGCAAGGGAGTGGTGCGCTTCCACGCCGTGTACTGGCCGGCCATGCTGCTGTCGGCCGGGCTCCCGCTGCCCACCGACATCCTGGTGCACGACTACCTCACCGTCGACGGCCGCAAGATCAGCAAGTCGGCCGGAACCACTGTCGACCCGGCTGCGCTGGCCGCGACCTATGGCACAGACGCGGTGCGCTGGTGGCTCCTACGCGATGTACCCCGGGTCGGGGACGCCGACTTCACTCCCGATCGCCTGACCGCCCGCGCAGATGCGGATTTCGCCGGAGGACTGGGCAACCTCGTCCACCGAGTCGTGACCATGGCTCACCGCTTTCGCGGCGGAATCGTCCCCGCCTCGGCGCCTGAGCATTCCAGTGGGCTGGCGCTGGTGGACGTTTACCGGAAGGCGCCTGGCCGCGTCGATGCCGCCTTGGCCAACTTCGACTTCCGGCGTGCCGCCCGCGCTGTCTGGGACATCGTGGAGGAAGCCAACCGATGCATTGACGCCACGAGGCCCTGGGAACTGGCTCGGGAAGAGCGAAAGGGCGACGGTGAAGCAGAGAAGCGGCTCGACACCGTCCTCGTCACACTGATCGCCGCATGTCGTGCGCTGGCCGATGAACTACGCCCTTTCATTCCAGATGCCGCGACGCGGATTACCGAACGGCTAACACCGGTCGAGGGGCGTCTGCCCACAGCAGAGCCGCTTTTCCCTCGTCTTCAGGAGGACACGCAGCCAGCATGA
- the hemC gene encoding hydroxymethylbilane synthase — protein sequence MSEPVRGPARGALRLGTRRSQLALAQSGQVADAVRRLTGRPVELVEITTYGDVSRADLAQIGGTGVFVTALREALLRGEVDFAVHSLKDLPTAQPDDLVLAAIPEREDPRDVLVARGDLKFTDLPPGARVGTGSTRRTAQLNAYARAHGLSVEVVPVRGNVDTRIGFVRGGELDAVVLAAAGLNRIGRADEVTDFLSVDMVLPAPGQGALAIECRAGNTSHDSDLIAALGELDDPDTRAAVTAERSLLAALEAGCSAPVGALADLLADGQIVKEMRLRGVVGTTDGSTLVQLSTTGPVPETYDQAMALGRELAAEMLAKGAAGLMGERAQ from the coding sequence ATGAGTGAGCCAGTACGAGGGCCGGCGCGAGGAGCGCTGAGACTTGGGACCCGGCGGAGTCAACTCGCCCTGGCCCAGTCCGGGCAGGTCGCCGACGCCGTGAGGCGGCTGACCGGGCGGCCCGTCGAGCTCGTCGAGATCACGACGTACGGCGACGTGTCCCGTGCGGACCTCGCCCAGATCGGCGGCACAGGTGTCTTCGTGACCGCCCTGCGCGAGGCGTTGCTGCGCGGGGAGGTCGACTTCGCGGTGCACTCGCTGAAGGACCTGCCGACCGCGCAGCCCGACGACCTGGTGCTCGCCGCGATACCGGAGCGCGAGGATCCTCGTGACGTCCTGGTGGCGCGCGGCGACCTGAAGTTCACCGACCTGCCGCCCGGCGCGCGGGTGGGGACGGGTTCGACCCGGCGTACGGCCCAGCTGAACGCGTACGCGCGTGCCCATGGGCTGAGCGTCGAGGTGGTGCCGGTCCGGGGGAACGTCGACACCCGGATCGGGTTCGTGCGCGGCGGTGAGCTGGACGCCGTTGTCCTGGCCGCGGCCGGGCTCAACCGCATCGGGCGCGCCGACGAAGTGACCGACTTCCTGTCGGTCGACATGGTTCTGCCTGCCCCTGGCCAAGGGGCCCTGGCGATCGAGTGCAGAGCGGGGAACACCTCCCACGACTCTGACCTGATCGCGGCACTCGGCGAGCTCGACGACCCGGACACCCGGGCCGCCGTGACCGCCGAACGGTCACTGCTCGCCGCCCTGGAGGCCGGTTGCAGCGCCCCTGTGGGTGCGCTGGCCGACCTTCTGGCCGACGGGCAGATTGTCAAGGAGATGCGCCTGCGCGGCGTCGTCGGCACGACCGACGGCTCGACGCTGGTGCAGCTGTCCACCACCGGTCCCGTGCCCGAGACGTACGACCAAGCAATGGCGCTCGGCCGTGAACTCGCAGCCGAGATGCTTGCCAAGGGCGCGGCCGGTCTGATGGGGGAGCGAGCACAGTGA
- a CDS encoding SAM-dependent methyltransferase: MSGDALSQDPAELRRRIDTTKAHPARVYDVFLGGKDNYPADRNAAAAALAANPRGYLDVRHNRDFMRRAVTEMAGEEGIRQFLDIGTGLPTQDNVHQIAQRIAPDTRVVYVDNDPIVLAHARALLTSGPEGRTDYVDADLADPAQILDHARKTLDFDRPIALVLAAVLHFVAEPEAYDIVRELVDALPSGSRLVLSHLTEDLNPENIRAVQRTYTERGFTFVLRSRAEVARFFEENGLTLDEPGVVPAHHWRPDGGAPLPEQVEASYLDSLDDIEKVRYRDINDVTDADINVYGASGRKA; encoded by the coding sequence ATGAGCGGCGATGCTCTCAGTCAGGACCCCGCCGAGCTGAGAAGGAGGATCGACACCACCAAGGCACACCCGGCCCGGGTCTACGACGTCTTCCTCGGCGGCAAGGACAACTACCCGGCCGACCGCAACGCGGCGGCCGCGGCGCTCGCCGCCAATCCCCGCGGATATCTGGACGTCCGGCACAACCGGGACTTCATGCGCCGTGCGGTCACGGAGATGGCGGGGGAGGAGGGCATCCGGCAGTTCCTGGACATCGGCACCGGACTGCCCACGCAGGACAACGTCCACCAGATCGCCCAGCGCATCGCCCCGGACACGCGGGTCGTGTACGTCGACAACGACCCGATCGTTCTCGCCCATGCGCGCGCCCTGCTCACCAGCGGGCCCGAGGGCCGTACCGACTACGTCGACGCAGACCTGGCCGACCCGGCCCAGATCCTCGACCACGCCCGCAAGACCCTCGACTTCGACCGGCCGATCGCGCTCGTCCTCGCGGCGGTCCTGCACTTCGTCGCGGAGCCGGAGGCGTACGACATCGTGCGCGAGCTGGTCGACGCGCTGCCGTCCGGCAGCCGGCTCGTCCTCAGTCACCTCACCGAGGATCTGAACCCCGAGAACATCCGGGCGGTCCAACGGACGTACACCGAGCGCGGGTTCACCTTCGTGCTCCGCTCCCGGGCCGAGGTGGCACGCTTCTTCGAGGAGAACGGGCTCACCCTCGACGAGCCGGGCGTCGTGCCCGCCCACCACTGGCGTCCCGACGGCGGTGCCCCGCTCCCGGAGCAGGTCGAGGCCTCGTATCTCGATTCGCTCGACGACATCGAGAAGGTCCGCTACCGCGACATCAACGACGTCACGGACGCGGACATCAACGTGTACGGGGCGAGCGGCCGCAAGGCCTGA
- a CDS encoding aminotransferase-like domain-containing protein produces the protein MTASVTAASASPPASASASASVPALAARARAVGGSAVRDILAVIARPDVINFAGGLPAPELFDAEGVAAAFRDVFADTPARALQYATTEGEPALREALALRHTGRGLPTDADDLLVTTGSQQALSLLATALIDPGDVVLVETPCYLAALQVFGLAGARVVAVPGDEDGIAPDALEELVVRHRPKLLYTVPTFRNPTGQTMPGERRAAVAEVAARLGLWIVEDDPYGELRFEGERVPWIASFPGAEDRTVLLGSFSKVMAPGLRLGWLRAPAELLRACTVAKQAADLHTPTVNQLAAARYLADRDLDAHVRRVARVYGERRDAMLDGIGDALPEGSTWTRPEGGMFLWARLPESYDTTALLRGVVERGVAYVPGASFYAGEVGRAERATMRLCFVTQTPDEIGEGLRRLGAGLR, from the coding sequence ATGACCGCCTCAGTGACAGCCGCCTCTGCCTCTCCTCCCGCTTCTGCTTCTGCCTCTGCTTCCGTGCCCGCGCTCGCCGCGCGGGCACGGGCGGTCGGAGGGTCGGCCGTACGGGACATCCTGGCCGTCATCGCGCGGCCCGACGTGATCAACTTCGCGGGCGGGCTGCCCGCGCCCGAGCTGTTCGACGCGGAGGGCGTGGCCGCCGCGTTCCGGGACGTGTTCGCGGACACGCCCGCGCGGGCCCTGCAGTACGCCACCACCGAGGGCGAGCCCGCTCTGCGCGAGGCGCTCGCCCTACGGCACACCGGGCGCGGCCTGCCCACCGACGCCGACGACCTCCTCGTCACCACCGGCTCCCAGCAGGCGCTGTCGCTGCTCGCCACCGCGCTGATCGACCCCGGGGACGTCGTCCTCGTCGAAACGCCCTGCTATCTCGCGGCACTTCAGGTGTTCGGGCTGGCCGGCGCGCGCGTGGTCGCCGTACCCGGGGACGAGGACGGGATCGCTCCGGACGCGCTGGAGGAGCTGGTCGTACGGCATCGGCCCAAGCTGCTCTACACCGTGCCCACCTTCCGTAACCCGACCGGGCAGACCATGCCGGGCGAACGCCGGGCCGCCGTGGCGGAGGTCGCCGCGCGGCTCGGGCTGTGGATCGTGGAGGACGATCCGTACGGCGAGCTGCGCTTCGAGGGTGAGCGCGTGCCGTGGATCGCCTCCTTCCCGGGCGCGGAGGATCGTACGGTCCTGCTCGGCTCCTTCTCCAAGGTCATGGCGCCGGGGCTGCGGTTGGGCTGGCTGCGGGCGCCGGCGGAGCTGCTGCGCGCGTGCACCGTCGCCAAGCAGGCCGCCGACCTGCACACTCCCACCGTCAACCAGCTTGCCGCCGCCCGCTATCTGGCCGACCGTGATCTCGACGCCCATGTGCGGCGCGTGGCGCGCGTCTACGGGGAGCGTCGCGACGCCATGCTGGACGGCATCGGGGACGCGCTCCCGGAGGGCTCGACCTGGACCCGTCCGGAGGGCGGCATGTTCCTCTGGGCCCGGCTTCCGGAGTCGTACGACACCACCGCCCTGCTTCGGGGGGTGGTGGAGCGTGGGGTCGCCTATGTTCCGGGGGCGTCCTTCTACGCGGGCGAGGTGGGGAGGGCCGAGCGGGCGACGATGCGGCTGTGCTTCGTCACCCAGACTCCGGACGAGATCGGGGAGGGGCTGCGGCGGTTGGGGGCGGGACTCAGGTAG
- the hemB gene encoding porphobilinogen synthase — MSKYGSFPGTRPRRLRTSPVMRRMVAETRLHPADFILPAFVREGVSEPVPIASMPGVVQHTRDSLKKAAVDAVAAGVSGIMLFGVPEEGKKDALGTPGTDPDGILQVAIRDVRAEVGDDLLVMSDLCLDETTDHGHCGVLDAEGRVDNDATLERYAEMAQVQADAGAHVVGPSGMMDGQIGVVRDALDQIGREDVAILAYTAKYSSAFYGPFREAVGSSLKGDRKTYQQDPANVRESLRELALDLEEGADIVMVKPAGPYLDILARVADAVDVPVAAYQISGEYSMVEAAAEKGWVDRERAILETLTGIKRAGAQNILTYWATEAARML, encoded by the coding sequence ATGTCGAAGTACGGATCCTTTCCCGGTACGCGTCCTCGGCGGCTGCGTACCTCGCCCGTCATGCGGCGCATGGTCGCCGAGACCCGACTGCACCCGGCCGACTTCATCCTGCCCGCCTTCGTGCGGGAAGGGGTGAGTGAGCCCGTTCCGATCGCCTCCATGCCCGGGGTCGTCCAGCACACGCGGGACAGTCTGAAGAAGGCCGCCGTGGACGCCGTCGCCGCCGGGGTCTCCGGGATCATGCTGTTCGGGGTGCCGGAGGAGGGCAAGAAGGACGCCCTCGGGACTCCTGGTACCGACCCGGACGGGATTCTCCAGGTCGCCATCCGTGATGTGCGGGCCGAGGTGGGGGACGACCTGCTCGTCATGTCCGATCTCTGCCTCGACGAGACCACCGACCACGGGCACTGCGGGGTACTGGACGCGGAGGGGCGCGTCGACAACGACGCCACCCTGGAGCGGTACGCCGAGATGGCCCAGGTGCAGGCCGACGCGGGGGCCCATGTGGTGGGGCCCAGCGGGATGATGGACGGGCAGATCGGGGTCGTACGGGATGCCCTTGACCAGATCGGGCGCGAGGACGTCGCCATCCTCGCCTACACCGCCAAGTACTCGTCGGCCTTCTACGGGCCCTTCCGGGAAGCCGTCGGTTCCTCGCTGAAGGGGGACCGCAAGACGTATCAGCAGGACCCCGCCAATGTCAGGGAGTCGCTGCGGGAGCTGGCGCTCGACCTGGAGGAGGGCGCCGACATCGTGATGGTGAAGCCGGCCGGGCCCTACCTCGACATCCTCGCCCGGGTCGCCGACGCCGTGGACGTGCCCGTCGCCGCCTATCAGATCTCCGGCGAGTACTCGATGGTCGAGGCCGCGGCGGAGAAGGGCTGGGTCGACCGGGAGCGGGCCATCCTGGAGACCCTGACCGGGATCAAGCGCGCCGGCGCGCAGAACATCCTCACCTACTGGGCCACCGAGGCCGCCCGCATGCTGTGA